One segment of Methylotenera versatilis 79 DNA contains the following:
- the rplI gene encoding 50S ribosomal protein L9 encodes MQIILLEKVANLGVLGDIVKVKDGFGRNFLIPQGKAKRATESNKAEFAARRAELEKQQADILTAATARGEKLAAYVLTVAQKAGVDGRLFGSVTNGDIAEGLVAAGFEVVKSEVRLPNGPLKTIGDHPVTVALHHDVVVDITVTVVGEAA; translated from the coding sequence ATGCAAATTATTTTATTAGAAAAAGTAGCAAATCTGGGCGTATTGGGTGATATCGTTAAAGTGAAAGACGGTTTTGGCCGTAATTTTTTGATTCCTCAAGGCAAAGCAAAACGCGCAACAGAAAGCAACAAAGCTGAATTTGCTGCTCGTCGTGCGGAACTTGAAAAACAACAAGCGGATATTTTGACTGCAGCAACTGCTCGCGGTGAAAAATTAGCGGCTTATGTATTAACAGTGGCACAAAAAGCTGGTGTTGATGGTCGTTTATTTGGTTCTGTGACTAACGGTGACATTGCTGAAGGCCTTGTTGCTGCTGGTTTTGAAGTGGTTAAATCAGAAGTGCGTTTGCCTAATGGTCCATTAAAAACCATTGGTGATCATCCAGTGACTGTTGCGTTGCATCATGATGTTGTGGTGGATATCACAGTAACTGTTGTTGGTGAAGCTGCATAA
- the rpsR gene encoding 30S ribosomal protein S18 — protein sequence MAREMYKRRRYCRFSAEGIKEVDYKDVDLLKDFVSENAKIIPARMTGTKAKYQRQLTSAVKRARFLALMPYTDKHPG from the coding sequence ATGGCAAGAGAAATGTATAAACGCCGCCGTTACTGCCGTTTTAGTGCAGAAGGCATCAAAGAAGTTGATTACAAAGATGTTGATTTGTTAAAAGATTTTGTTTCAGAAAATGCAAAAATTATTCCAGCTCGTATGACGGGTACAAAAGCAAAATACCAACGTCAACTAACCAGCGCTGTTAAACGCGCCCGTTTCTTGGCTTTAATGCCGTACACAGACAAGCACCCAGGTTAA
- the priB gene encoding primosomal replication protein N, whose protein sequence is MNTLVISGVVLSIEPVRYTPAGIPLLSFVLQHASEQIEAGLKRKVECEVNAVAMGNLANHPIQQGSLIKVKGFLAKRSAKSNHLVLHVEQLQINPLEAVK, encoded by the coding sequence TTGAATACGCTGGTGATTAGCGGTGTGGTGCTTTCCATAGAGCCAGTACGCTACACACCAGCAGGCATTCCGTTGTTAAGTTTTGTATTACAGCATGCTTCAGAACAGATTGAAGCAGGATTAAAGAGAAAAGTAGAATGTGAAGTGAATGCGGTTGCCATGGGCAATTTAGCGAATCACCCTATTCAGCAAGGCTCTTTAATTAAGGTCAAAGGTTTTTTGGCCAAGCGCAGTGCAAAAAGTAACCATTTAGTGCTTCATGTTGAGCAGTTACAAATTAATCCATTAGAGGCTGTTAAATAA
- the rpsF gene encoding 30S ribosomal protein S6: protein MRHYEVVFIVHPDQSEQVPAMIERYRALITSNGGAIHRLEDWGRRQLAYPIQKIHKAHYVLMNIECNLTVLEELEHGFKFNDAVLRHLTMSTKTAATAPSPMMKEEKSKSVLVRDAAPVATPAPAATEVAAA, encoded by the coding sequence ATGCGACATTATGAAGTAGTTTTTATCGTCCATCCGGACCAAAGCGAGCAAGTGCCAGCGATGATTGAGCGTTACCGTGCGCTAATCACCAGCAACGGCGGTGCGATTCACCGTTTAGAAGACTGGGGCCGTCGTCAATTGGCTTACCCAATTCAAAAAATCCACAAAGCACATTACGTTTTAATGAACATTGAATGTAACTTAACTGTATTAGAAGAATTAGAGCATGGCTTTAAATTCAACGATGCAGTATTGCGTCATTTAACAATGAGCACTAAAACAGCAGCAACTGCACCTAGCCCAATGATGAAGGAAGAAAAATCTAAATCAGTGTTAGTGCGTGATGCAGCACCGGTAGCGACACCAGCGCCAGCAGCAACTGAGGTTGCAGCAGCTTAA
- a CDS encoding alternative oxidase: MLKQGMLKEGDLETHHIPVTFSDKIAYGFTKAMRFFADTFFSGRYGHRAVVLETIAGVPGMVGGTLQHLHSLRRMQSDHGWIRTLLDEAENERMHLMTFIEIAKPNAFERLLIVIAQGIFYNCFFLLYIISPKTAHRVVGYFEEEAVFSYTEYLAGVDSGKYENVPAPQLAIDYWHLAPDARLREVIIVVRADEAGHRDVNHDFANQLTAD, encoded by the coding sequence ATGTTAAAACAAGGCATGTTAAAAGAAGGCGATTTAGAAACCCATCACATTCCAGTTACCTTTTCAGACAAAATTGCTTATGGCTTTACCAAAGCGATGCGTTTCTTCGCGGATACTTTTTTTAGCGGCCGCTATGGTCATCGCGCGGTTGTGTTAGAAACAATCGCTGGCGTTCCAGGTATGGTGGGCGGCACATTGCAGCACTTACACTCACTGCGTCGCATGCAATCAGATCACGGCTGGATACGCACACTATTAGATGAAGCCGAAAATGAGCGTATGCATTTGATGACCTTTATTGAAATCGCCAAACCGAACGCTTTTGAGCGGCTATTAATCGTTATCGCACAAGGTATTTTCTATAACTGTTTCTTTTTGCTTTATATCATTTCGCCCAAAACCGCGCATCGCGTTGTCGGTTATTTTGAAGAGGAAGCCGTATTCAGCTACACCGAATACTTAGCTGGTGTAGATAGCGGCAAATATGAAAACGTGCCAGCGCCGCAATTAGCCATTGATTATTGGCATCTAGCACCGGATGCAAGATTACGCGAAGTGATTATTGTCGTGCGTGCAGATGAAGCTGGGCATCGTGATGTGAATCATGATTTTGCCAATCAATTAACTGCGGATTAA
- a CDS encoding SemiSWEET transporter produces MLTSDLTPIIGAFAAFSTTFAFVPQAIHSYKTRDLSGISLPMYSIFTFGVAMWLIYGLLRQDWPVIIANAITLCLSMVILILKYKQKQ; encoded by the coding sequence ATGTTAACTTCTGATTTGACGCCAATAATCGGTGCTTTTGCAGCATTTTCAACCACTTTTGCTTTTGTTCCACAAGCGATTCACTCTTACAAAACGCGCGATTTATCAGGTATTTCGTTACCGATGTATAGCATTTTTACATTCGGTGTTGCCATGTGGCTTATTTACGGTTTGCTGAGACAGGATTGGCCAGTGATTATTGCTAATGCCATTACACTATGTTTGTCAATGGTAATTTTAATATTAAAGTATAAGCAAAAACAATAG
- the uvrB gene encoding excinuclease ABC subunit UvrB: MFVTFPNSKYQLHQPFPPAGDQPQAIDKLTQGIEDGLKFQTLLGVTGSGKTYTMANVIARLGRPAIVMAPNKTLAAQLYSEFREFFPNNSVEYFVSYYDYYQPEAYVPSRDLFIEKDSSINEHIEQMRLSATKALLEREDSIIVATVSAIYGIGDPSDYHGMVLHIKQGEKLSQRDAIDRLIGMQYDRNDFDFSRGCFRVRGDVIDIFPAENNETAVRVSLFDDEIETITLFDPLTGQVFNKIQRFTIYPSSHYVTPRSTTVKAMEKIKKELVDRVAFYIKEGKLVEAQRIEQRTRFDLEMLNEIGFCKGIENYSRHLSGRNPGDPPPTLIDYLPDDALMIIDESHVTVPQVGGMFLGDRSRKTNLVDYGFRLPSALDNRPLKFEEFERIMRQCVFVSATPAEYEKNHQQQVVEMIARPTGLVDPEIIVKPADTQVDDLLGEIKLRVAVKERVLATTLTKRMAEDLTDYLNEHGVKVRYLHSDIDTVERVEIIRDLRLGEFDVLVGINLLREGLDIPEVSLVAVLDADKEGFLRSERSLIQTSGRAARNLNGKVIFYANKITRSMKAAMDETERRRGVQMAFNEANGIVPKGITKSIKDMIDGVYDKDEAQRERKAAQDQANYESLSEKQLAKEMKRLEKCMHDAAKNLEFEKAADFRDQLKKLKIKVFGADMPDLT, encoded by the coding sequence GTGTTCGTTACATTTCCCAATAGCAAATATCAATTACATCAGCCTTTTCCGCCAGCGGGCGATCAGCCTCAAGCCATCGACAAGCTTACGCAAGGTATAGAGGACGGCCTAAAATTTCAAACGCTGCTTGGCGTGACCGGTTCTGGCAAGACTTATACAATGGCCAATGTGATTGCGCGGCTTGGTCGCCCAGCGATTGTGATGGCGCCAAACAAAACCTTGGCAGCTCAGTTATACAGCGAGTTTCGCGAGTTTTTTCCGAATAATTCGGTTGAGTATTTTGTCAGCTATTATGATTATTACCAGCCAGAAGCGTATGTGCCATCGCGTGATCTATTTATTGAAAAAGATTCCAGCATCAATGAGCATATTGAGCAGATGCGTTTATCTGCCACCAAAGCTTTATTAGAGCGCGAAGACAGTATTATTGTCGCCACCGTTTCGGCGATATACGGTATTGGTGATCCGTCAGATTATCACGGCATGGTATTGCATATAAAGCAGGGCGAAAAACTCAGCCAAAGAGACGCAATAGACCGCTTAATCGGCATGCAATATGACCGCAATGACTTCGATTTTAGCCGTGGCTGTTTCAGAGTACGTGGCGATGTGATTGATATCTTTCCTGCGGAAAACAACGAAACCGCCGTACGCGTGAGTTTGTTTGACGATGAAATCGAAACAATTACTTTATTTGACCCGTTAACAGGCCAAGTTTTTAATAAGATTCAGCGTTTCACTATTTATCCGTCCAGCCATTATGTAACGCCACGTTCAACTACCGTTAAAGCGATGGAAAAAATCAAAAAAGAGCTGGTTGATCGCGTGGCTTTTTACATTAAAGAAGGCAAGTTGGTTGAAGCGCAACGCATCGAGCAACGTACGCGATTTGACTTGGAAATGCTTAACGAAATCGGCTTTTGTAAAGGCATTGAAAATTATTCGCGCCACTTATCAGGCCGCAATCCAGGCGATCCGCCGCCGACATTAATTGATTATCTGCCAGATGATGCGCTGATGATTATCGATGAAAGCCATGTAACCGTGCCGCAAGTGGGCGGCATGTTTTTGGGCGACCGTTCGCGTAAAACCAATCTGGTGGATTATGGTTTCAGATTGCCATCTGCTTTGGATAATCGCCCGCTTAAATTTGAAGAGTTTGAGCGCATTATGCGCCAATGCGTATTTGTTTCAGCTACGCCTGCCGAATACGAAAAAAATCATCAGCAACAAGTTGTGGAAATGATTGCGCGGCCAACTGGCTTGGTTGACCCGGAAATCATTGTGAAACCAGCAGATACGCAAGTGGATGATTTATTAGGCGAAATCAAACTACGTGTTGCCGTGAAAGAGCGCGTGCTGGCAACCACTTTAACCAAGCGTATGGCGGAAGATTTGACCGATTATTTGAACGAGCACGGTGTAAAAGTGCGCTATTTGCACAGCGATATTGATACGGTTGAGCGTGTAGAGATTATCCGCGATTTGCGTTTAGGCGAATTTGACGTGCTGGTCGGCATTAACTTGCTGCGTGAAGGTTTGGATATTCCAGAAGTATCGCTAGTTGCAGTGCTGGACGCGGACAAAGAGGGCTTTTTGCGCTCAGAACGCAGCTTGATTCAAACATCTGGCCGCGCCGCGCGTAACTTAAACGGCAAAGTGATTTTCTATGCCAATAAAATCACCCGCAGCATGAAGGCCGCAATGGATGAAACTGAGCGCAGGCGCGGTGTACAGATGGCTTTTAACGAAGCCAATGGCATCGTGCCAAAAGGTATCACTAAGAGCATCAAAGATATGATTGATGGCGTTTATGACAAAGATGAGGCGCAACGTGAACGTAAAGCGGCGCAAGATCAAGCCAATTATGAGTCATTAAGTGAAAAGCAATTAGCCAAAGAAATGAAGCGGTTAGAAAAATGCATGCATGATGCCGCTAAGAACTTGGAGTTTGAGAAAGCAGCTGATTTTAGAGATCAGTTGAAAAAACTAAAAATCAAAGTATTTGGCGCAGACATGCCAGATTTAACTTGA
- a CDS encoding trypsin-like peptidase domain-containing protein codes for MLRTLVCSIAMLVAAQPVFAFETAKMMEAFLGVVMVRGYNQTGGLAYGSGVVVGENKVLTNCHVLRTTKQPWVSRGEDTYPITSVKADAWHDLCLVSTFSMPLKPVTLGKSTDLKRGQEVAAIGHSNGVPAPITSSGNVKALFDADNGKIIRSTARFTMGASGSGLFDMQGHLVGINTFKTAGSGGSIHYALPIEWLEKLEKEPETTVFPVVGKALWEEDEAKKPFYMQAAVPESREDWPKLAQVAENWTQAEPKNAEAWYALGLANENLAKADLAQQAYQQAVNLDKGHFDALIHLGTIAKNKGDTSAMHRIQVSLNDIDKDLGAEYSEMMGCGKGC; via the coding sequence ATGTTACGCACTTTAGTGTGTTCAATCGCAATGCTTGTAGCAGCTCAGCCTGTTTTTGCCTTTGAAACAGCCAAAATGATGGAAGCTTTTTTAGGCGTGGTGATGGTGCGCGGTTACAACCAAACAGGTGGTTTGGCGTATGGTTCTGGCGTAGTAGTTGGCGAGAATAAAGTGTTAACTAATTGCCACGTATTACGCACCACGAAACAACCTTGGGTCTCGCGCGGCGAAGATACTTACCCCATTACCAGCGTAAAAGCAGATGCATGGCACGATTTATGTTTGGTTTCCACTTTTTCAATGCCGCTTAAGCCAGTCACATTGGGCAAAAGCACTGACCTCAAACGCGGACAAGAGGTTGCGGCAATCGGCCACTCTAATGGCGTGCCCGCCCCGATTACCTCTAGCGGCAATGTCAAAGCGTTGTTTGATGCAGATAATGGCAAGATCATTCGCAGCACTGCAAGATTTACAATGGGTGCAAGCGGCAGCGGTTTATTTGATATGCAAGGCCATTTAGTCGGCATTAATACCTTTAAAACTGCAGGTTCTGGCGGCAGTATTCATTATGCATTGCCGATTGAATGGTTAGAAAAGTTAGAAAAAGAGCCTGAAACCACTGTTTTCCCTGTTGTGGGAAAAGCTTTATGGGAAGAAGATGAAGCTAAAAAACCATTTTATATGCAAGCTGCTGTGCCAGAATCGCGCGAGGACTGGCCAAAGTTAGCACAAGTAGCTGAAAATTGGACGCAAGCGGAACCAAAAAATGCTGAAGCTTGGTATGCGCTAGGTTTGGCGAACGAAAACTTGGCCAAAGCAGATCTAGCGCAACAAGCGTATCAACAAGCAGTGAATCTGGATAAAGGTCATTTTGACGCGTTGATACACTTGGGAACGATTGCGAAAAACAAAGGCGATACCAGCGCAATGCACCGCATTCAAGTCTCTTTGAATGATATAGACAAAGATTTAGGCGCGGAATATTCTGAGATGATGGGTTGTGGCAAAGGGTGCTAA
- a CDS encoding pyridoxal phosphate-dependent aminotransferase — MTDSSSQLLPTQILSQRVQSIKESPTLAITAKAGKYKSEGRPIIGLAAGEPDFDTPQHIKDAAIAAINAGYTKYTPVSGIPALKKAIVNKFKTENGFDYAVNEVIVGVGGKQTIFNLCLAVLNKGDEVIVPAPYWVSYADIALVAEAVPVIIECGIEQGFKLLPAQLEAAITPKTKLVMFNSPSNPTGAVYNLEELKALGEVLLKHPHVLVATDDMYEHVNLTGDKFYNILNATPALKARCIVLNGVSKAYSMTGWRIGYAAGPAYIIKAMEILQSQSTSNATSISQYAAEAALSGSQDCIKPMVTAFKERHKYVVDRFNAMPGISCLMAGGAFYAFPDARAAIASLHKAGKISVATDMAFAEYLLEKFDVAVVPGSAFGAEGYFRISFATSMDNLRNALDRIEKALV; from the coding sequence TTGACCGACTCATCTTCACAGCTTTTGCCAACACAAATATTATCGCAACGTGTTCAAAGCATCAAAGAATCCCCTACCCTTGCTATTACTGCCAAAGCAGGCAAATACAAATCTGAAGGTCGGCCAATTATCGGTTTAGCCGCTGGCGAACCAGATTTTGATACGCCGCAGCATATTAAAGATGCTGCGATTGCGGCGATTAATGCGGGTTATACCAAATACACGCCTGTGAGCGGAATCCCTGCTTTAAAAAAAGCCATTGTGAATAAGTTTAAAACTGAAAACGGTTTTGATTACGCAGTAAACGAAGTAATCGTTGGCGTTGGCGGCAAACAAACCATTTTCAATCTCTGTTTAGCGGTGCTGAATAAAGGTGATGAAGTCATCGTGCCTGCGCCTTATTGGGTGAGCTACGCAGATATTGCTTTGGTGGCGGAAGCCGTGCCCGTGATTATTGAATGCGGTATTGAGCAAGGTTTTAAATTATTGCCAGCACAATTAGAAGCGGCGATTACGCCTAAAACTAAATTGGTGATGTTCAATTCACCATCCAATCCAACTGGCGCGGTTTACAATTTAGAAGAGCTAAAAGCGCTGGGCGAAGTGTTATTAAAACATCCGCACGTATTAGTTGCCACAGACGATATGTATGAACACGTGAATCTCACGGGCGATAAGTTCTACAATATATTAAACGCTACGCCTGCCTTAAAAGCGCGTTGCATCGTGTTAAATGGCGTTTCTAAAGCTTATTCGATGACAGGTTGGCGCATTGGTTACGCGGCTGGCCCTGCTTACATTATCAAAGCGATGGAAATATTACAAAGCCAATCGACCAGCAACGCGACTTCTATCTCGCAATATGCGGCAGAAGCTGCATTAAGTGGCTCGCAAGATTGCATCAAACCAATGGTGACAGCATTTAAAGAGCGTCACAAATATGTTGTAGACCGTTTTAACGCTATGCCTGGTATCAGTTGTTTGATGGCTGGCGGCGCGTTTTACGCCTTTCCCGATGCACGCGCAGCGATTGCCAGTTTGCATAAAGCAGGCAAAATCAGCGTTGCAACCGATATGGCTTTTGCAGAATATTTGCTGGAAAAATTCGATGTCGCTGTGGTGCCAGGTTCTGCATTTGGTGCAGAAGGCTATTTCCGCATTTCGTTTGCAACCAGCATGGATAATTTACGTAACGCGTTGGATAGGATTGAAAAAGCGCTGGTTTAA
- a CDS encoding DUF421 domain-containing protein: protein MFDISVPWWELVVRGLVIYLFLIILLRVTGKRQIGQLSPFDLVLLLILSNAVQNSMNAGDNSLIGGMISATTLVIVNYLVGLITFKSKKLEAIIEGRPQVIIHQGKLFDDVMNDAKLTRQELDSTLRQSGYFAIKDVKLAILENNGTVTVQGYDKN from the coding sequence ATGTTTGATATTTCGGTACCTTGGTGGGAATTGGTCGTTAGAGGTTTAGTGATTTATTTGTTTTTGATTATTTTGCTACGCGTAACCGGCAAGCGACAAATCGGTCAGCTTTCACCGTTTGATTTAGTGCTATTGCTCATCTTATCCAATGCGGTGCAAAACTCGATGAACGCGGGTGATAACTCGCTAATTGGCGGCATGATATCGGCCACAACATTGGTTATAGTGAATTACTTAGTCGGTTTGATTACGTTTAAAAGTAAAAAACTGGAAGCGATTATTGAGGGCAGGCCGCAAGTCATCATTCACCAAGGAAAACTGTTTGACGATGTGATGAATGACGCGAAATTAACGCGACAAGAGTTAGATTCAACTTTGCGCCAATCTGGTTATTTTGCGATTAAAGACGTTAAGTTGGCGATATTGGAAAATAATGGCACCGTGACTGTGCAAGGTTACGATAAAAACTAG
- a CDS encoding AsmA family protein, with the protein MKNYKKIVFAVVLVIVALIILPFLLPTQTYIQKAERVASEKLGVPVKISEGHLRFLPSPRLVASGIVIGDDQDVLVNKLVIVPALRTLFSTTKQVDLKVIKPIIKQSALSIVSALTTKKSEEMEAAAINVSHIKVEEMQFISPDMQLPILNAEIALTKLNALDSALIESLDGKLKAELTPNGDEHLIKVNAEKWTLPASLPLLIDKAALEMHLKGNLLTIPKIDVALYRGKLTGNAVLTWPNGEQKNAVGNWKTTGHLNIANLSLKEPTSMMSKAVHLSGNLFSNGDFSASAKEAGQLREQLRANFKFKINQGVLHGLDLVKVASLLIKQNQNGGETQFDAFSGLLNVSGKQYHLQNLNISSGLLTATGQVKIKPNKALDGTGSIAIKNSVSLVAIPLNVSGNVSKPIVLPSKAALAGAAAGTAILGPGVGTSVGIKAAGALDSVKKLFSQDK; encoded by the coding sequence ATGAAAAATTACAAAAAAATAGTTTTTGCGGTGGTGCTGGTCATTGTTGCGCTGATTATCTTGCCTTTTTTATTGCCAACGCAGACTTATATACAAAAAGCGGAACGCGTGGCTAGCGAAAAACTCGGCGTACCAGTAAAAATCTCAGAAGGGCATTTACGATTTCTACCTAGTCCAAGATTAGTGGCTAGCGGTATCGTTATTGGCGATGATCAAGATGTACTTGTTAATAAGTTGGTGATTGTGCCAGCATTGCGTACGCTTTTTTCTACAACCAAGCAGGTTGATTTAAAAGTGATAAAGCCGATTATCAAACAATCTGCTTTATCGATTGTTTCTGCCTTAACCACTAAAAAGTCTGAAGAAATGGAAGCGGCGGCGATTAATGTGAGTCATATTAAGGTTGAGGAGATGCAGTTTATTTCGCCAGATATGCAGTTACCCATTTTGAATGCTGAAATTGCATTAACTAAGCTGAATGCATTAGATTCTGCGCTGATAGAAAGCTTGGACGGCAAACTTAAGGCTGAGTTAACACCAAATGGCGATGAACATTTAATTAAGGTGAACGCCGAAAAATGGACATTACCGGCCAGCTTGCCTTTGCTGATTGATAAAGCCGCGCTTGAAATGCATCTTAAAGGTAATCTGTTAACGATACCTAAGATTGATGTTGCATTGTATCGCGGCAAATTGACTGGAAATGCAGTGTTAACTTGGCCAAATGGTGAGCAGAAAAATGCTGTAGGCAATTGGAAAACGACTGGTCATTTAAATATTGCCAATCTTTCACTAAAAGAACCGACTAGTATGATGAGTAAAGCGGTGCATTTAAGTGGCAATCTATTTAGTAATGGTGATTTTTCTGCCTCTGCGAAAGAAGCAGGGCAGCTAAGAGAACAATTGCGGGCCAATTTTAAATTCAAAATCAATCAAGGTGTGTTGCACGGATTAGACTTAGTCAAAGTAGCGAGTTTGTTAATCAAGCAAAACCAAAATGGCGGCGAAACGCAGTTTGATGCATTTTCTGGCTTGCTAAATGTGTCTGGCAAACAATATCATTTGCAAAACTTGAATATCAGCTCTGGTTTATTAACTGCAACTGGGCAAGTTAAAATCAAGCCAAATAAAGCTTTGGATGGCACTGGTTCGATAGCCATCAAGAATAGCGTCAGCTTAGTTGCCATTCCGTTAAACGTCTCTGGAAATGTCAGCAAACCCATTGTATTACCTTCTAAAGCGGCATTGGCTGGCGCTGCGGCTGGTACAGCTATTCTAGGGCCGGGCGTTGGCACCAGCGTAGGCATTAAAGCCGCTGGCGCGTTAGATTCTGTTAAAAAACTATTTAGCCAAGATAAATAA
- a CDS encoding PEP-CTERM sorting domain-containing protein: MTKSALQMKVLATLLLVFAGNVSATTYTNVPSGATTGSPFAYFGNAANPSGDSPKVGQVFSLLTEATLSSFSFYAIGNTTASFQLNVAQWNPSTNAQNQATNLVGPSLLTTIGNATETYNATGGFTTISFDNLGLSLNSNTKYIAYLTSNDPSVTGIQLSRTQTTLDTSGFGIGNAYLSTTPGTGWQLPFNGSGFLSLQYTAITTSVPEPESYALFLAGFGLIAATAKRRSVKQS, encoded by the coding sequence ATGACCAAATCAGCGCTTCAAATGAAAGTACTCGCCACGCTTCTGCTAGTCTTCGCTGGCAATGTATCAGCTACTACCTACACTAACGTACCAAGTGGCGCGACCACTGGCTCTCCTTTTGCATACTTTGGTAACGCAGCAAACCCCAGCGGCGACTCCCCTAAGGTAGGCCAAGTATTTTCCCTGCTCACGGAAGCCACTTTGTCATCTTTTAGCTTCTACGCGATTGGAAATACAACTGCATCTTTTCAGCTAAATGTTGCACAGTGGAACCCTAGTACAAACGCTCAGAACCAAGCAACAAATTTAGTTGGTCCTAGTTTGCTTACTACTATCGGTAACGCAACTGAGACCTACAATGCGACCGGTGGCTTCACTACTATTAGTTTCGACAATCTGGGTTTAAGCCTCAACTCCAATACCAAATATATTGCCTATTTGACTAGTAATGATCCAAGCGTGACCGGCATTCAATTATCACGCACTCAGACAACGCTGGATACCTCCGGTTTCGGCATTGGCAATGCCTACCTCAGCACCACACCGGGTACTGGTTGGCAACTTCCATTCAACGGGAGCGGTTTCCTGAGTCTACAATACACCGCAATTACTACATCAGTACCAGAACCTGAATCCTATGCTCTATTTCTCGCTGGCTTCGGCCTGATTGCTGCAACGGCCAAACGCCGTAGTGTCAAGCAATCTTAA
- a CDS encoding DUF4124 domain-containing protein: protein MKLLLMISTLALSLQAHAEIFVCKNINNKITYQDEPCLDQTIRTLKNVPDAPIEDQIEAHERTRKSTELSQQRALIAETERQQQEKANREYQAIAIERRKLELLEEQSLALEQTVAPQWIIGARPGFGINRSGIYRYDTYRRNTYKPGMHKPITNKPRPYRPNTDRK from the coding sequence ATGAAGTTATTACTGATGATTTCCACACTCGCATTGTCATTGCAAGCGCATGCGGAAATCTTTGTCTGTAAAAATATTAACAATAAAATTACTTATCAAGATGAGCCTTGCCTTGATCAAACGATTCGCACATTGAAAAATGTGCCTGATGCGCCAATTGAAGACCAAATCGAAGCGCATGAACGTACTAGAAAATCGACTGAATTATCACAACAAAGAGCGTTAATCGCTGAAACTGAACGCCAGCAGCAGGAAAAGGCGAACAGAGAATATCAAGCGATTGCGATTGAAAGACGCAAGTTGGAATTACTTGAAGAGCAAAGTTTAGCTTTGGAACAAACAGTGGCGCCACAATGGATAATTGGTGCAAGGCCGGGGTTTGGTATCAATAGATCGGGCATATATCGATATGATACTTACAGAAGAAACACATACAAGCCTGGAATGCATAAACCTATTACGAACAAACCAAGACCTTACAGACCTAATACCGATAGAAAATGA
- a CDS encoding preprotein translocase subunit YajC — protein MQIANLGPLPLTLIASLIIAVILLAVRVFVMQRVQQKRQRENRQETERLKSLVAAYRSLAGSFTPARQDHTPQLEETLADIILFGTIAQVELSVACANGLKNDEYVDFQPLIKSLRSDLRTQLGLEQIPSSVIMPASGPARLPLAAAREGEGGNKNEAKGGGGMGGGGAAAGAGGLGAGIIAAEVNNSKD, from the coding sequence ATGCAAATTGCTAATCTTGGTCCACTTCCATTAACGCTGATTGCGTCATTAATCATTGCCGTTATTCTGCTGGCGGTTCGCGTGTTCGTTATGCAACGCGTGCAACAGAAACGCCAGCGTGAAAACAGACAAGAAACTGAACGCCTTAAATCGCTTGTGGCAGCTTATCGTTCGCTCGCTGGTTCATTTACACCGGCAAGGCAAGATCACACGCCACAGTTAGAAGAAACGTTGGCCGACATCATCTTATTTGGCACCATTGCGCAAGTTGAGTTATCTGTCGCTTGTGCAAATGGGTTGAAAAATGATGAGTACGTAGATTTTCAACCGCTGATTAAATCGTTGCGCTCAGATTTGCGTACGCAATTAGGTTTAGAGCAAATTCCAAGCAGTGTCATTATGCCCGCATCTGGTCCAGCAAGATTGCCGCTGGCAGCAGCGCGTGAAGGTGAGGGCGGTAATAAAAATGAAGCTAAAGGTGGCGGGGGAATGGGCGGTGGCGGCGCCGCGGCTGGCGCTGGAGGTTTGGGCGCTGGAATAATCGCCGCAGAGGTTAATAATTCCAAAGATTAA